In Nisaea acidiphila, the DNA window GCTCCCTATGCTGGAGCGACAGGAGAGCTGGAAGACGGAGCCCGGCGTCGATGCCTATTTCAAGTGAGAGCGGTCCGATGGCCCTGATCAGCATTACCGACCTCGATGTCCGCTTCGGCTCCGGCGACGAGACCGTGCATGCTGTCCGCGGCGCGTCCTTCACGGTCGCCGAGGGCGAGACCTTCGGGCTGGTCGGCGAGTCCGGCTCCGGCAAGTCCACCGTGCTGCGGGCCATGAGCGGGCTCAACCCGAACTGGACCGGCGAGATCGAGATCGGCGGCCAGAGGCTCGGCGCGGTGCGCGGAAAAACCTTCTACAAGAACGTCCAGATGGTCTTCCAGGATCCCTACGGCTCGCTGCATCCGCGCCATACCGTGGACCGGATCCTGAGCGAGCCCTGCCAGATCCATGGCATGACGGACATCGAGGAGCGAGTGCAGGATGTCCTCGTCGCCGTCGGTCTCGGTCCCACCTTCCGGTTCCGCTTCCCGCACCAGCTATCCGGCGGACAGCGCCAGCGTGTCGCCATTGCACGGGCCCTGATTCTGGAGCCGGAGATCATGCTCCTCGACGAGCCGACATCGGCGCTCGACGTTTCCGTGCAGGCCGAAATCCTGAACCTGCTTCAGAAGCTCAAAGAGGAGCGCGGCCTGACCTTTCTTCTGGTCAGCCACGATCTCGCCGTCATTTCCCATATGTGCGATGGGCTGGCAGTGATGAATGCGGGGCGGATTGTCGAGGAAATGAGTGTCGCCCAGCTCAGGGCGTCGGAGCCAAGGGAGGCCTATACCCGGCAGTTGCTACGCGCCAGCATGGGCTATGACCGCGAAGCTGCGGCGAACATGGAATCGTTCGATTGAACGATCCGTTCACCAAGCGTTTACAGATACGCGGCTAGCATACTCCGATGCGCAGCTACGCCCCTACAGATATCCCGGTCTCCTGGACCAACGGCGGTCATCTTTTCATCGGACCGATTCCGCCGGACGAGAACGCGATCCGCGAAATCGTGGAGAGCGGTTACGACACCGTCGTGACCCTGGCCACGGACACGGAGCTCGCCGAGCTCGGCTGTCCCGGCATGCAGGACGCCTTCCTGCGCCACGGCGTCAACTGGACCCATTTCCCGATCGCGGATTTCGACATCCCGGGCGAAGCCGAAACGAAGGCCTGGCGCTCTATCGAAACTCTGCTCGTTCAACGCCTGAAACACGGCGGCCGGATCATGATCCATTGCCGCGCCGGTTTCGGCCGCAGCGGCATGATCGCGGCGCGCCTGCTGATCGCCTGCGGCAGCGATCCCGACCTTGCCGTCGCGACCGTTCGCGCCGCCCGCCCGGGGGCGATCGAAACGCCGGCGCAGCTCGACTGGGCCAAGAGCGCCGGCGCCATCTGACGCGCTTAGAGTGCCGCGATCGCCATGATCTCGACGGTGAATTTCGGGCTGGCGAGACGCGGCGACTCGACACAGGCCCGGCACGGCGTGCTCCCCGGCACGACCCAGGCGTCCCAGACAGCATTCATTTCGGCGAAATCGTCCATCGAATTCAGCCAAATCGTGGCAGTGAGCAGCTTCGACTTGTCGGTGCCGGCTTCCGCAAGCAAGGCATCCAGAGCCGCCAGAATGTCTTTGGTCTGATCCGCGACGCTGGCGCCCGGCGCATTCTGGGCTACCTGACCCGCCGTGTAGACCGTGTCGCCATGGACGACCACCTGGCTCATCCGTTCACCCGTGCGATAGCGCGTGATTCCCATATCCTTCGCTCCTCAAGCGTTGAAAGAAGCCGCAGCATAGTGGCCGGGCGCACCCTGCGCATAGCGTCATCCGCCGATCTCACCCGTGCCACGGCGGGAACAGCGGAGGGAGACATTGGAGGATTGCAATGCCGGCCCCGACCCGGCTTAATCGGGCCGAAATAAGCGGGGACGGCCCCGCATGGGGAGCGAAAGATAAGCGGGAAAATGGAAGCGGACACGCGCACCGCGCTGGCCGATTGGCTGCGCGCCGAAACAGGCGCCGACATGCTCAAGATAGAAGGGGCGAAAATGCTCTCCGGCGGGGCGATCCAGGAGAATTGGTTGCTGGAGCTAACGGTCTCGGGCGGGCGGCTCGACGGCATGGAGCGTGCCGTGCTTCGCACCGACGCCGCTTCCGGCGTGGACGAGAGCCATGGACGGCCGGAGGAATTCCGGTTGCTCACCGCCGGGTTCGAAGCCGGCATGACCGTGCCCGAACCGCTTGTCCTGGAAGAGACCGGCGAGGTGACCGGCAAGCCATTCTATGTCATGCGAGCGGCCACTGGGACCGCGAACCCGCGCCACCTGACCCGAGACGCGGCGATGGACCCATTGCGCGGCGATTTGGCACGGCAGATCGGCCGCGAAATGGCGAGGCTCCATACCATTCGGGCTCCACGCCCCGAGCTCGCTTTTCTCGGCGCTCCGCCGGCGGATTCCGCTGCGGAACGGATCGCGGAACTGTACGGCTTTCTGGACAGCCTTCCGAAGGCCTATCCCGCGCTCGAATGGGGCCTGCGCTGGTTGGAACTGAACAAACCGGCGCCGGGAGCGCCCGCGCTCTGCCATCGCGATTTCCGCACCGGCAACTATATGGTTGCGGACGGCCACCTGACGGCCGTGCTCGACTGGGAGTTCGCCGGCTGGAGCGACCCGCTCGAGGATATCGGATGGTTCTGCGCCCGCTGCTGGCGCTTCGGCATGGACGACCGCGAGGCCGGAGGAATCGGCGCCCGGGCCGATCTCTATGCCGGCTACGAGGAGGCCGCCGGCGCGCCGCTCGACTGGGCTCAGGTCCCGTTCTGGGAGGTCCTCGCTACCGTACGCTGGGGCACCATCGCCTTGCTCCAGGGAGAGCGGCACAATTCCGGCGGCGAGCGCTCTATCGAACTCGCGCTCACCGGGCGCAAAGCGGCGGAGATGGAACTGGACGTGCTGCAGCAGGTCGCGGCGATTGAGTGGAGCAAATCGGATGCATGAGGCCCCGAGCCGTAAGGCGCTGATCGAAACAGCGCTGGAGTCCTTCCAGGCGGAGATCCTTCCCGATCTTGCCGGCGACCGGAAGTATCTCGGCCTGATGATCGCGAGCGCGCTCGCAATGGCCGTTCGTGAGCTTGAGACAGACGGGGACGGGTCGGCAGCCCGCCGGGTGCTCGACGCCTTCGCCGCGCTCTACGGCGAAGACAACGTCGCGCGTGCCGGAGCAGACATGGAAGCACGGATCGACGAACTTTGCCGCGATCTCTCCAGGGAACTCCGGGACGGCCTCTATGACGCTGATCTCACCGGTCCGGTAATTGAGGTCCTGACCGTCCTGACGGAAGAAAAACTGAAACTCTCGAACCCGAAATTCCTCGCCGCGCGCGAATACTCGCAGCCCACACCGAACTGAGTGATGCAAAAATCAGACTCAAAGCCAGATAAAAATTCGGATTAAGCAAACGCCATACATTTCTAATTTTATGACATTTTCCGTAATTTGATCCACCTCAGCTTCCAGATGGAAGCGAATCCTTTCTGATGCGAATCGGCCACAGATTCCCGACCAACGCTCCGAAGTCCGTGCAAAGAAGACACTCCCGACTGAATCAGGATATCGCCCGATTGACGTAATCTTCGTAACTCGGAACCGCGCGCTCATATGCGCCGTCGAAATACGCACTCGTGAGCACGAAATCGGCACTCGCCTGATTGCAGGCCAGCACGACATTGTAGAGCGTACAGAGTCGGACCAGCGCCTTCACGTCGACATCGTGCGGCATGGTCGTCATCGGGTCGGTGAAGAAGATCAGGATATCGAGACCGCCGTCGGCGATCAGCGCCCC includes these proteins:
- a CDS encoding ABC transporter ATP-binding protein, with the protein product MPISSESGPMALISITDLDVRFGSGDETVHAVRGASFTVAEGETFGLVGESGSGKSTVLRAMSGLNPNWTGEIEIGGQRLGAVRGKTFYKNVQMVFQDPYGSLHPRHTVDRILSEPCQIHGMTDIEERVQDVLVAVGLGPTFRFRFPHQLSGGQRQRVAIARALILEPEIMLLDEPTSALDVSVQAEILNLLQKLKEERGLTFLLVSHDLAVISHMCDGLAVMNAGRIVEEMSVAQLRASEPREAYTRQLLRASMGYDREAAANMESFD
- a CDS encoding protein-tyrosine phosphatase family protein: MRSYAPTDIPVSWTNGGHLFIGPIPPDENAIREIVESGYDTVVTLATDTELAELGCPGMQDAFLRHGVNWTHFPIADFDIPGEAETKAWRSIETLLVQRLKHGGRIMIHCRAGFGRSGMIAARLLIACGSDPDLAVATVRAARPGAIETPAQLDWAKSAGAI
- a CDS encoding RidA family protein codes for the protein MGITRYRTGERMSQVVVHGDTVYTAGQVAQNAPGASVADQTKDILAALDALLAEAGTDKSKLLTATIWLNSMDDFAEMNAVWDAWVVPGSTPCRACVESPRLASPKFTVEIMAIAAL
- a CDS encoding phosphotransferase family protein, with amino-acid sequence MEADTRTALADWLRAETGADMLKIEGAKMLSGGAIQENWLLELTVSGGRLDGMERAVLRTDAASGVDESHGRPEEFRLLTAGFEAGMTVPEPLVLEETGEVTGKPFYVMRAATGTANPRHLTRDAAMDPLRGDLARQIGREMARLHTIRAPRPELAFLGAPPADSAAERIAELYGFLDSLPKAYPALEWGLRWLELNKPAPGAPALCHRDFRTGNYMVADGHLTAVLDWEFAGWSDPLEDIGWFCARCWRFGMDDREAGGIGARADLYAGYEEAAGAPLDWAQVPFWEVLATVRWGTIALLQGERHNSGGERSIELALTGRKAAEMELDVLQQVAAIEWSKSDA
- a CDS encoding DUF6285 domain-containing protein, yielding MHEAPSRKALIETALESFQAEILPDLAGDRKYLGLMIASALAMAVRELETDGDGSAARRVLDAFAALYGEDNVARAGADMEARIDELCRDLSRELRDGLYDADLTGPVIEVLTVLTEEKLKLSNPKFLAAREYSQPTPN
- a CDS encoding methylglyoxal synthase, encoding MQAKKRIGLIAHDARKRALREFVRAHAGKFGGHELFATGTTGRMIEKETGIPVRRFKSGPLGGDQQMGALIADGGLDILIFFTDPMTTMPHDVDVKALVRLCTLYNVVLACNQASADFVLTSAYFDGAYERAVPSYEDYVNRAIS